tgtgtaagatgtgtcattaaattgtacacatccatgcttagaacaaaaatattatatttttccttataaataatgttcattgatttatttgttatttcattagattgatttacactacatgctttgaaattataattttgaaaagtaaagaaaaatcctatctttttagaagtaatttgtgcttaaaattataaatttatttggaaaatgatagtttgaattattttaactatcactaaaacttgggaatcaatgtacttataaatattattgaacttgtattttgtggattctaatccttaataatcttattttactatcttgatttttacttttaatttatatattattgtcttttattgtattttcattattaaaaaaatctcttcaatctttggagctaggttagaatttgttaattttggtttaagatagtttccttttcgattttagacaactcctttgggttcgatctcgtgtttacacgaacactatattctatatacgattcgtgcgcttgcgagtataaatttttaaaacatacccgttttgggtccatcagtagatcattttgttgatcactcgtacagacatgttttgtccatttattatgagaaataaaagggactatgtgcagccagtcattcttgccaattattttatttattacaagtatttgctcattacgtgtgttgttttgctatattatcgttttaaattctccattgcgagcagaaatgttcaaacaggttttggtcaaggcaagtgaccgaggacctaaagctcatcaatcacttggggggggggcatataaggcatctagtaagcaaagaaTATCGACAGGTATGTAAatacacgagcaaaataagtgaaagcatgctacggtactttgagtatttttcaaaattttgtattttgttaaatcaaaccaaagtactatgctaagttcggtcatgcgaacaaatgttataatcgaatgcaagtattataatatcaaaaagaaaaccttttacaccgcgagcagttaccgctcggatgtaattgtctgattaaaagtaaaagcagcccatgcagcaataaaaataattgTTTTAAAGTATagagaaataataaaaaacaaaaaatatataaaaacattATAATCATGAGGTAGGAGGGTCTTGTGGATTTTCCTGGTCGACTGCAGCTTCGGCTTCATTATCCACGCCTTCAACGCTAGTGGCCAAAGAGATTTCGGGCAAGGTTGGGATCTTCGCTCTCTCTTCTTTCGCCAAGCGAGCAACGCATCGGGCTATTTCAGTTTGCCTTATGCACTCGGGGAGATAGCTGAAGTTGGCcccttgattgtgtttccagaaatcatgGAGACACTTGGATGTGGcacccttgtacctctccagattgctGACATTGGCTTTTTCAAGATCGTCGATCTGAGCCTCCAACTTTTTAGCCTCTTGCCTGCTCACGATCAGGTCCGCCTGAAGCTTTTTGGCCTCGCAAAAATTGATGAGGTTAAACTCTTTATACCTCTCATTTGATTCGATGGCTTTGTCCAGGGCAGTCTGCTTTCCCTTCATCTCCTCAGCCAGTTGATTTTTCTCCTCAAGCAATGCCACATTTGCCTTCTGGGATGCCTCAAGCTGCTTGGCATATTTCGCTTCGacggccttaagctcctcagcgtGTCGTTGCTCGGACGCCTTGGATTGCTCGATGATGACCCCCGAGCGGAGCCGACCGGCAGTCATGGTCAGCATGGCCTGTGACCAGAACAAAGGTTAGAAtgattataatatataaaaagatTGGATCTCAACAGGAAGAAACAACTTACATTGGAAAGCTTGTTTATTGCGCGATTCAAGATCTGGTCGACCTACATCGACTTTGTCCCAGCCATGGCTTCTCGGCTGTGCTCGTGCCTCGGGATCCTGGCCATCCTGTCCTTGGTCGATCTTAGAGCGCAGCTCGATATGTCATCCTCTGTTTGGACAGGGGCTGCTGGCTGCGTCTGATCGACAGGAGCTGGTGGGGAAGGGGTCGACTCGACCGGTGCAGGCGGAGTCTGCTGCTCgaggggagaaggaggtggtgttgtaTTTTTTGAAGGATCAGCTTCCGAAAGGTCCTTAGTGCGGGATTTCTTGGTCGGAGGCTCTTTGCTGCACTCCCCGCGATGCCGCCTGCTCGACTTTTTCTTGCTTACAGGAGCATCAGGTGGGGCATCAGGTGCATTGTGCATGTCGAACATCTCTTTGGATGGCATATCTGCAAGAAGACAAGTACCTGAATAGTTAGACAGTGTAAACAAATGAGTGTGCTATGTCAAAAAAGGAAACAAAGgcaattgtaagtaaaatacctgagctataattactagtcgctacattatatactttattagtgttacactcactctctggcatgaagaagtctgaatctaaagtgGGAGCgtacttaaagttgccgtccccgtcaaataagtgacagggaattggcaaactatctaagagcgagagatcagtaccgttctcatcgaAAGACTCGTCGATAGGTGCAAGGGGTTCAGAAGCTTTattttttccctttcccgaagGGGCAAGGGGCGCAGCCACTCGCAGGGTGCtagaaggttccctgattgtcacgtCAGTTtgtctcctcctttgaggttgcaacacatctgggtgctgctcaGGAATTTCCTCACTGGTGGCACTCCCCACTGTTGACTCCCTtacgtcctggtgaggtgccagaagcccgACCAGTCTCAGGTTGGCCTCgatgaccagctgtttgacgctcttctctacgtcagtcatgctggccagtaGCGCTGCTCAGACCttcatttctggagtaggagccggtcacagccatggacctgaaatacGCTAATTCTCTAAGGGGAATGCGGATAAAATACAAGGAAAGTAAACGACCAGAGAAATGAAGAatttacctccttgggtgaaggctaggttgttggcgaccatgtcggtagtcaaaaagtactctagagggtacttccccacattggatttgaaggtggtatcactcaggaaagtgcgagtCGTTTCCTAGTGGCAaagatgaaagaaccccgtattttcttggttggggttggatttaaggtcgaacaGTTAGCTGACCTCGTGTGGCGTAGGAACAGGCCACTTCTTGtgactgtaaaggatatagagtgcgaagagcattctatacccatttggggttatttggaaaggagcgaccccaaaataattggccactccttggaagaaatgatggagaggcaggatcactcctgcctcaatatgatacctcgaccaggcgctgaaggcacctcCAGGCAAGTTTTCCCGTTGGTCTCTAGTGGGTTGGACtaaggttaccccaggaagtccgtacttccAGATATAATTAGCTATCATCCTAACCAAGATTTGGCTAGGAggagcaacgtaccattcgacatctggtcgaatgacgtttcgaagttgggcttgattttggatttttggattaggggtattttcttctcgaccattggtcgaaggaatttcagcccgaggagcaggctgatttgaagaaggattgggtgatttctttttctgggctgtagactttactcgacccatgtttagAGGTGGGGTCGAAGGATTATTCGGGATGTtacgagaaaaagggatctccGGAATTAGCTGTGgcggttgttcttcgtcctagAGTAGTTGGGCCAGCagatcgtcgtcgattggcctctcacctccccacagatcttgcatgaaagtcTGCGAACAGAAaatgggagatgagaatctaatggCCTAAAGCATCaagatgtttaaaagttggaataacgctgctcgtgtataaaaatcaagcttttatacgaccaacaacattctgacaaaaaacaccacatttcaagcgaacagtttagaaaatggattaaaaaacagaagtgaaaagttttttagaaaaaacttttcgactctgaaagggcggggaaatcccagttttttctacaagcttagaaatctaatttttacttcgatttcacgCCTTAAAGCTATAATCCTAACTACCTAACTAGTTCATGATCCAagcaaagtgttattttcctTCCAAATTCAACACTAATATCtatatgcccatttaccccaaaacagtttcggtcaagaacattcaagaactcaggatacgaaatagataaaaaaaaatattgcatGGCATTTCAACGGCTGAAAATGTTGATAAACTTACTTGGGTAAAGATTGAAGCGAGTTTTTGAGACACTAAGTCGGTTGGCTGGGCAGAAACTCCGTGGATTGTCGAGTTCGTCTGAGGTTTATGAGTTTTCCACGCCTTATTCTTCATTGTTCTTGAAGAGAAAgagaaaagtaaaaagtgaaaaatgatcctgagggattatttatattgatcatagcattgtaaaagaggtaatcatggaattacttttttcaaagcatggggaaacgcaatagccgtcagacaatttTTTGGAAGCTGAAAatacatgattggttgcctttttcgaaaaggcatgggcggctctgacagatttagTGGGGTATGTGAAGGGTTAGTTTCCTAaatttactttatgctggtcgcagtaaaataaacttggggggcaaatgtttacccaaaaatggcttctgatgacgtggcaagaacttATTACACGTGCTTGGCACGTGGCAGGGTCAaagtgaagaggtgttgttcgcctatcgactagctccttgttgcttcatcagatctcacGATTAGGTGCGACTAGCCTGGTtgcatgcttcggtttatttccttaaaagatatgtaatcttgtaataactacatttattattttctctttattgccttgatacgctaatattaaggataattaaggcccattggcccgtgtaacccccttgagcctataaatatgaatgagagggcttAAGGAAGAGACTTTCGGAACCTTTTTTTTctgaatactcatagaaagagcatagtgcgattatccaccgaaaagttgtaattctcctaaggcttgtgaaactcaagaaccctagttctttgatcatggcattgggattcaacatcaataatatcactaagtggacgtaggttattaccacacagttggggccgaaccactataaatcatttgtgtcatttctttactaTTTCCATTATTGATTGCTTTcttatttctttgtcgttattctgactccgtgtcgttggccaaatcaagggtcaacatcatcaatctagtttcttttcttcccttaatctctttaattttaattataattatgtttgtgattatgattgctattatggagtaggttctctTTAGGCTAAGGATTAATAAAAAAACCCGAGACATGAATTCTTAattgttgataatgagtattatactttaatttctctcaatattaaattgtttttatttttccaatggaatgttatgaattttgtgatttcttgttaggtggccaactaattaagattttacattattcaattgtcatcttagaattactactcacctgaTAGTATAgggttctaagtgtatgtgataaattgcaattgatagtaatATCAAAAGAATTATTGATTGTGATGAAagatagaacctaggttaaatgaattatatgctttattaatttattgcctagattaacttgtctccataggacttaatgctttacctaagttaaataaattgtatgcttcatagatttattgtttagctaaaagagttaattattgagcgttctgccttgattacttgtaatagggagattgggataattgtctacttcagcgttatctgcggggttaatagtttaattgagaaattggaataatatttattattagtgattgagaatgattgttgatggtggagattaacctttaactgtttcttaatatcgtaatatcaatctttatttgcttactagtttatgttatttaattttgagtttgaaaTTTAAATCCCCATTTTAAGTCTTAGTGTTAATTAtcgaataataaagtgaacgatagtccttgtgggttcgacctgtgcttgctattatactaaaataattggaagtattgaaagaaaaataattgttaaatttgttgtggtatacaACACGCATCAAATTTTTGCCGTCATTGCTGGGactattgtaattttttttttattattcaatttaattaactacatactcactagtttaaaaaaaatgattgcAAGTGTATATGTCTGGCGATGATACTCAAGAATGACTACAAGCCATAAAGCAATATATTGAGACATTGTCGTCCCACTCCTCAAGGACTATCACTGACAATCCACTTTTTCAACCTTCAAAGAAAGTCAATCCAGTACAAATACCATTACCTTATGACAACGATTTTGACTCTAAAACATTAGTTAAGTCTTAGATGGCTCAGGAAATGATGTTGAAAGAGTTGGCAGCGCCGAATCTAGACCATCAACCTCTGTGTATTCAATATCTGGCGTTGGACGTTAACTTTGAACTCATGTCGGGCCTCATACATTATTACCATCTTTCCATGGGCTACCAGGAGAGGACCCGAACAAGCATCTGATAGAGTTTCACATAGTATGCTCTAGTATGAAACCAGCGTTAGTAACTGAAGAGTAGATTAAATTAAAAgcatttccattttctttgatGGATGGTGCAAAGGAATGGCTATATTACCTTCCTCCTGGAACTGTTAATACTTGGAATGAAATGAAGGCAATGTTCTTGGAGCGTTACTTCCCAGCATCATACATTGGTAGTATAAGGAAGGAAGTCTATGGCATTCGCCAACAGACTGGGGAGTCATTATATGAGTATTTGGAGAGATTCAAGTGGTTGTGTGCCAGTTTCCCTCATCATCAGATAAGTGAACAACTCCTAATCcaatacttttatgaaggattacaatTATTGGATAGGAGAATGATCGATGCAGCCAGTGGGGGGCACTAATTGATAAGACTCGGGGGGCACTAATTGATAAGACTCCTGCTGCAGCCAGGAGGTTGATTTCTAATATGGCTACTAACTCACAACAGTTTGACATTCGCCAAGATCCTAATCCACCACCATAATCAGCTAATGAAGCGAGCACTTATAATGCTAATTAGCTTGCTTAACAATTGGCTCAATTAACTGCAGTAGTACAACAACTTGCTTTTGGCCAACAGGTGCGCCCATGTGGAATCTGTCAGGTTGTAGGGCATGCTACTGATACTTGCCCTCCTTTATTTGAAGGAGAGACTGAGGGTGTTAATGTTGTAAGAAATTTCCATGGTCAATTACGTCAGATGTACTATGAACCATTTTCACAAACTTATAATCCTAGCTGGCGTGATCATCCAAATCTTCGTTATGGGAATCAACGACAAGTTGCTCCACAATCTACACCTGCGAGACCACCTGGTTTCACTTTGCAACAGCGATCTCAACAGAATTTTGTACCTAGACCATCACaagctgctccaccaccaagtgcCAAACCCTCTACTAAAGATTTAATCAATGCAATTGCTACAAATACTCTTCAGTTTCAACAAACTACCCAAGCTTCCATCAAAAGTTTGGAGAATCATGTGGGACAACTAGCAGCATCATATAATAGGCTGGAGCTCATTTGTTTAATAAATTTCCTTCACAACATGAGATGAATCCCAAGGAGAATGCTAATGTAGTAACTTTGAGAAGAGGGAAGCAATATGATCCACCTAGTCCTCCAATGCCTAGTAAATTGTCATCCAAGCCACAAGTTGATTGCTCGCTTGATGAAGATGTGCCTCCAAAGCCAACCAACCCTACACAACCAACCCCTAAGCTTACTTTTGTCACCCCACCTCATTTCCCAAGCAGACTGAAGAAGActaaaaaggaagaggttgacaaggaaATTCTTGATACATTTTGCAAGGTAGAAGTGAATATTCCTCTTCTTGACGCTATTAAACAAATGTCTCGCTATGCCAAGTTTTTGAAAGAATTGTGCACTAATAAGCGTAAGTTGAGGGGTAATGAAAAAgttagtgtgggggagaatgtttctGCAGTTCTTCAAAAGAAACTTCCACCAAAGTGTAAAGATCCTAATACTTTCACTATCCCTTGCACTATTGGTAATAAAAGAATTGAGTGTTGTATGTTAGATTTGGGAGCCTCTATAaatgtcatgccattctccaTTTATGCTTCATTGAATCTCGGTCCACTTGAAGAAACATGGGTGATTATTGATAGGTCGAATGCTTATCCCAGGGGTGTAATAGAAGATGTTTTAGTTCAAGTGAATGAATTGGTGTTTCCAGCATATTTCtatgttcttgatatggaagatgaatcCATTTCATGCTCCACTCCAATTTTGTTGGGAAGACCATTCATGAAAACTGCAAGAATCAAGATTGATGTGCATGACAGTACATTGACCATGGAATTTGACGGGGAAACAATTCGATTCAACATTTTTGAGGCTATGAGGTATCCAAGTGATGTACATGTTGTTTACTCTCTTGATGTGTTGGATATATTTTCTCAACGAGTCTTAGATTTGCATAATGAAGTCTGTTTGGAGGTTGCGTTGAGAGAGCATCTTGTATTGACCAATGAAGATTTTTCTTATGAGATCATGGATGTCATAACCGCACTCAATAGTGGTTTAGACAAGAATTTTAAGAAGGttgcatttatggatttaccgATTTCTAATGAGAAATTTCAGCCATCAATTGTTCAAGCTCCCACTCTTGAAttgaagtgtaacgccctaaactccagggaccgttacagtgcgcatttaaacagtgctaaacttgctaatcgagttgtttggccataattgtgtaactaagtatgattagcggtttagggattaaaatttttggttaagatataacgtttcactaaaacgtttactgtatacattgggatcccaaaaatataattttaaaggttaattacaagaaaaatatttacaaccagccgatctaagcggcaaaacagggtttagccctagttcttctttcaaccctcggtcgtggcagtcgagcagccgcatatgtacacatcgtcgcctaagctctccaactcaaggatggtccagctttctttttactttacctgcaccacatagcatccgtgagccgaagcccagcaaaaaaactcaatatgcttatgtacaataataacatgtcatcaaatcataatgtgcatgcctagcaataatagccttaatcatgcatgcaagcaggtacaaataaatgtttatggagtcctgtgctctgagtagatgactagtaagtcaatctcggagtgggtgactaatgagtcacactctgcataggtgactaatgagtcatcctctgtatagatgactagtaagtccatctctgtgtaaatgactaatgagtcatatcctgtataggtgactaatgagttacactctgtatagaagacaaatgagtctatctctgtgtagatgactaatgagtctatctctgtgtagatgactaatgagtccatctctgtgtagatgactaatgagtccatctctgtaaaggtgactaatgagtcacactctgaatagaagactaatgagtctatctctgtgtgggtgactaatgagtcacaccttgaggtcccataccctcctagccatgtgacgggtaggtcaccttagcctttctggctctagctctaaataactagcatttagactagataagcgcttttagttttcatcgaacttgaggtcggtccggcattaatgctcatttgagtcattcaatgcagatgtcgattagatccaatcttttatCAGTTTGCGTtaaccacgctaagaccgttcttgacttataagtcaataccaagtgaccagtgctcaataccactgctgaacttgactaatgagtcacagcttcatagttaatactgacactattgccaaatctgactagttagtcagttccacgcacaagtaagcaatgctaccaagcatatatcatatgtcaaatatccaaatgtagggcattcagcacgcttacttaacagttgctagcataaatAGAATCATGCTCAagcacagagactcaagctctgaacaatctcatattcaatattcatggcatgccctaatcacatgtttctcatgcatcacatttaaacactcgacatgcctcaataataaccatgtgtaatgccccgaaatccctaatgcggtttaatggctggattagtaggccaggagggccataactgtttaattatgccattaaatgattatatgcatgtttatgtgaattatattataatatgatgttatatgcatgcatgtgggtccacatttcattacaggggtattttggtaatttggcctattgagggcgtaattgtatatttgtatgcatgtcggtgatctgttgctaagaccacattataatgtggatttgttcgagctattcggcatgagacgatcttggaataataattagcggtctagtcataacaggtttaagttcgaggctcggggtgagtctcggggtgatttcaatgattagagcgttgccgggaactaaagggtaacgggatatgaattattggtgtttgagaatatcgagaatagcaggaattggagagcgttaattatgattaacgagataggtgggaaataccaattttgcccttgggagcctttagaaacccttaattgacctaggggtattttggtattttcacccctaggatagatataagccattaaggttgtagaaaggagaggaaaacagagcataagtttgaagcttctcccgtaccttttctccttcagttttctttgtgatttttgagccattcttgaggattcaagcttgggaagtaagccctGGGAGTTTaagagagtgttccaccattgaagagcatcataagctgagcttgaggtaagtttcttgcCATTAAAATCCATGCTTTGCTCTAttttagttctggttttcagttgggatttctaggttggatacttggttttgttgggagttttggctaggattcttgtggttgtgatgcttggggtatgtgaggatgttttttgggttcatttggcaccaaaaatgaggtttggagcATTGGAATTAgtttggaattgaaggagtcgaagaatgAGGTTTCAGGGGAGCATCAGTctaggggtagcgctacagcgcccatcaaagggcactatagcgctacacaggactTTCTGTGGgcggttgggggttctgagtatagcgctgggcaCTAGGgattagcgctgtagcgctactctgttccttcagaatcccgttttgagtgtttttaagggtttttggcttggggtttcaatccttaaggcccgggatcgaatctactcaccgtgtgggcatgtttcgaggtcccgag
The genomic region above belongs to Humulus lupulus chromosome 1, drHumLupu1.1, whole genome shotgun sequence and contains:
- the LOC133791574 gene encoding uncharacterized protein LOC133791574 → MNPKENANVVTLRRGKQYDPPSPPMPSKLSSKPQVDCSLDEDVPPKPTNPTQPTPKLTFVTPPHFPSRLKKTKKEEVDKEILDTFCKVEVNIPLLDAIKQMSRYAKFLKELCTNKRKLRGNEKVSVGENVSAVLQKKLPPKCKDPNTFTIPCTIGNKRIECCMLDLGASINVMPFSIYASLNLGPLEETWVIIDRSNAYPRGVIEDVLVQVNELVFPAYFYVLDMEDESISCSTPILLGRPFMKTARIKIDVHDSTLTMEFDGETIRFNIFEAMRYPSDVHVVYSLDVLDIFSQRVLDLHNEVCLEVALREHLVLTNEDFSYEIMDVITALNSGLDKNFKKVAFMDLPISNEKFQPSIVQAPTLELKSIGWSIADIKGINPSMWMHQILLEEWSKPTREAQRRLNPPMMEVVKKEILKLHSVGIIYPISDSQWIVIAPEDQEKTTFTCPFGTFAFRLKGIEVDKEKIDLIRSLPPPTSVKEVRSFLGHVEFYRRFIKDFSKISTPLCNLLQKDVKFEFNEKCLVAFNLLKESLTTSPIIQPPNWELPFELMCDASDYVVGVVLGQRVDKLPHVICYASRTLNDAQLNYSTTKKELLVEIKDKKGSENLVADHLSRLIWDEDNFPMDEKFPDEQLLTMQEVIPWYAGIVNYLASKELPSDLTQAQ